One window of Jannaschia sp. CCS1 genomic DNA carries:
- a CDS encoding EAL domain-containing protein: MPDTGGRPSIPPDLLAREQTLSSPGRMSVSRPRDGPTGATCLKLNGKCGDLCGETRPCFAGRSPKANVRSIGLSMAAEVTMSIEILKTNFMELTSDAVVVGYVAPGERVAVLKYVNAAFTAQFGYAPDDILGKTAATLHDEEDWAGFKSTVDGHIAAHRTQFSTDAKMVRADGSRFWASASLIVVENEDEGGRYVCATFRDISNLKEAETTAQNAHGRLISALNAYPDPIVIYDKDLLLVCWNDAYAIQMTGRAEGLQVGMHLKDVLRRCAFHGQVAEAKGREEAWIAQTMSPENLAVVAQDIEMEGDIHQRLMRSRASNGDYVVFRLDTTEMVRQRRASEAARSRLLAALNTYPAPFAIYDADDRLVVWNNAYAASMAKDIANIQVGLHRRDVAAIAVRDGILAEAVGNETEWISKEHQEADLAKPVQDLELAGDIHHRLLRSRAENGDLVMLRIDTTEIVRHRRALEKTQDRLISAINAYPDPFAIYDRDQNLVIWNPAYAQSMTDDPDSLYPGISLKELLLGAARCGRIPVSGMSIEDWVEEYYSEDLLKPGAEDFEFVGDTHFRMVRSRAENEEHVVLSLNITEVVRQRRAVEEYAKKLEKANAAITRQAQRDELTGLGNRRYLGLKFDAFVARRARNGGEIAALHIDLDRFKQINDTMGHAAGDKVLLETSKRVQRLIGPDDVVARIGGDEFVVLIYEPTVSQRPETLTGVLLDALSRPTQFEGRECRFGASIGLARTPLSGVDELLTNSDVALYKAKRRGRSQVSSFDRSDLEELRCNKTLADDILRGIEGGEFVPFYQPQVDAKTGRVLGLEALARWDHPQKGVLAPSHFLQIATDLNVAADIDRMIFEAAIDECSNTFQALGQPPTLSFNVSARRVSDDNIQDIAGRVRQYPGQVCFELLETIFLEEEGDEFLNQLDRLRELGIGLEVDDFGSGRASVIALQRIAPDRLKIDRRLVAPIAHCAKGVRLLRSIVEIGLSLEMGVTAEGVETREQADILAEFGCDRLQGYLFAKPMGFADMAAFMERSQGLDDAATVARLHKARRA; this comes from the coding sequence ATGCCAGACACTGGCGGCAGGCCCTCGATCCCGCCTGATCTGCTAGCGCGGGAGCAAACCCTGTCGTCCCCGGGCAGGATGTCAGTTTCGCGCCCCCGCGACGGGCCCACCGGCGCAACATGTTTAAAATTGAACGGTAAATGCGGGGATCTTTGCGGCGAAACACGCCCCTGTTTCGCGGGGCGTTCACCAAAAGCTAACGTCCGGTCGATAGGTCTTTCGATGGCTGCCGAGGTGACCATGAGCATTGAGATCTTAAAGACCAACTTCATGGAGTTGACCAGCGATGCCGTCGTGGTCGGCTACGTCGCACCGGGTGAGCGCGTTGCGGTGCTTAAGTATGTGAACGCGGCCTTTACCGCCCAATTCGGTTACGCGCCCGACGACATTCTTGGAAAGACCGCCGCAACCCTCCACGACGAAGAGGATTGGGCCGGCTTCAAATCAACCGTCGACGGCCACATCGCTGCACATAGAACGCAGTTCTCCACCGATGCAAAGATGGTCCGCGCCGATGGGAGCCGGTTCTGGGCGAGCGCGTCATTGATCGTGGTCGAGAACGAAGACGAGGGCGGGCGCTATGTCTGCGCAACCTTTCGCGACATCTCAAACCTCAAGGAAGCGGAGACCACGGCGCAAAACGCCCATGGTCGGCTGATCTCGGCCCTCAATGCCTATCCCGACCCTATCGTTATCTATGACAAGGATCTGTTGCTGGTGTGCTGGAACGATGCTTATGCGATCCAGATGACAGGCCGCGCCGAAGGTTTGCAGGTTGGAATGCATCTGAAGGACGTGCTGCGACGCTGTGCGTTTCATGGCCAGGTTGCCGAGGCCAAGGGCCGTGAGGAGGCGTGGATTGCACAAACCATGTCGCCCGAGAACCTGGCGGTGGTCGCGCAGGACATCGAGATGGAGGGCGATATCCATCAGCGGCTCATGCGCTCGCGGGCATCCAACGGCGACTACGTGGTCTTCCGCCTCGATACGACGGAGATGGTGCGTCAACGCCGCGCCTCGGAAGCGGCCCGTTCACGGCTTCTGGCCGCGCTCAATACCTACCCTGCCCCCTTCGCGATCTACGACGCCGACGACAGGCTTGTGGTGTGGAACAACGCCTATGCCGCCTCCATGGCCAAGGATATCGCGAATATCCAAGTCGGCCTTCATCGCAGGGATGTGGCCGCAATCGCCGTGCGCGATGGGATATTGGCCGAAGCCGTGGGCAATGAGACCGAGTGGATCTCCAAGGAACACCAGGAGGCCGATCTTGCGAAACCCGTGCAGGATCTGGAGCTGGCCGGCGATATTCACCACCGATTGCTAAGGTCGCGGGCCGAGAATGGCGATCTGGTGATGTTGCGGATCGATACCACCGAAATCGTCCGTCACCGCCGCGCGCTGGAGAAAACGCAGGACCGGCTGATCTCGGCCATCAACGCCTATCCGGACCCTTTCGCGATTTATGACCGTGACCAGAACCTTGTGATCTGGAACCCCGCATATGCGCAGTCGATGACAGATGATCCCGACAGCCTCTACCCCGGGATCAGTCTGAAGGAGTTGCTGTTGGGTGCCGCCCGATGCGGGCGCATTCCGGTGAGCGGCATGAGTATAGAGGATTGGGTGGAGGAATATTACTCCGAAGATCTTCTCAAACCCGGCGCGGAAGACTTCGAGTTTGTCGGCGACACCCATTTTCGCATGGTTCGGTCCCGCGCGGAAAACGAAGAACATGTGGTGTTGAGCCTGAATATCACGGAGGTGGTCCGCCAGCGCCGCGCGGTGGAGGAATATGCCAAGAAGTTGGAGAAGGCCAACGCCGCCATCACGCGCCAGGCCCAACGCGATGAACTGACGGGCCTGGGCAACCGCCGCTACCTGGGCCTGAAGTTTGACGCATTCGTCGCCCGACGCGCCCGGAATGGCGGGGAGATCGCGGCCCTGCATATCGACCTGGACCGGTTCAAGCAGATCAATGACACGATGGGCCATGCTGCGGGTGACAAGGTGCTGCTTGAAACCTCCAAGCGGGTGCAACGCCTGATCGGCCCGGACGATGTGGTGGCGCGCATCGGAGGGGACGAATTCGTCGTGCTGATCTATGAGCCGACCGTCAGTCAAAGGCCCGAAACGCTGACGGGTGTCTTACTGGACGCCTTGTCGCGGCCGACCCAGTTCGAGGGCCGCGAATGCCGGTTCGGGGCCTCCATTGGCCTGGCGCGCACGCCTCTTTCGGGGGTCGATGAGCTTTTGACCAATTCGGACGTCGCCCTTTACAAGGCCAAGCGGCGCGGACGCAGTCAGGTCAGCAGTTTCGACCGCTCGGATTTGGAGGAGTTGCGCTGCAACAAGACGCTGGCCGATGACATCCTGCGCGGCATCGAGGGTGGAGAGTTTGTGCCATTTTATCAGCCCCAAGTGGACGCCAAAACGGGACGGGTCTTGGGGTTGGAGGCACTGGCCCGCTGGGATCACCCCCAAAAAGGCGTTCTGGCACCGTCGCATTTCTTGCAGATCGCGACCGACCTCAACGTCGCGGCGGACATCGACCGGATGATTTTCGAAGCCGCGATTGATGAATGCAGCAACACCTTCCAGGCCTTGGGTCAGCCCCCGACCCTGTCGTTCAATGTCAGCGCGCGCCGGGTCAGCGATGACAACATACAAGACATTGCAGGCCGCGTGCGCCAATACCCCGGCCAGGTGTGTTTTGAGCTGTTGGAGACGATCTTCCTTGAAGAAGAAGGAGACGAATTCCTGAACCAGCTCGACCGTCTGCGGGAGCTAGGGATTGGGCTTGAGGTCGATGATTTCGGCAGCGGGCGCGCCTCGGTCATCGCCTTGCAGCGCATCGCACCGGACAGGCTCAAGATCGATCGTCGGCTGGTTGCCCCCATTGCCCATTGCGCAAAAGGCGTCCGCCTGCTCCGCTCGATCGTGGAAATCGGGCTGTCGCTGGAGATGGGGGTGACTGCCGAAGGTGTGGAAACGCGCGAACAGGCAGATATCCTGGCGGAGTTTGGCTGTGACCGGCTGCAGGGCTATCTTTTTGCAAAGCCCATGGGCTTCGCGGATATGGCAGCGTTCATGGAGCGCAGTCAGGGACTGGATGACGCCGCCACCGTCGCGCGGTTGCACAAGGCGCGGCGGGCCTGA
- a CDS encoding bifunctional allantoicase/(S)-ureidoglycine aminohydrolase has product MTARYFAPKGGHPPQEQLLTDRAVFTEAYAVIPRGTMQDIVTSALPFWDHTRLWVLSRPLSGFAETFSQYIMEVSPGGGSDRPETDPNAESVLFVVDGTCGITIAGAAHTLRPGSYVYLPPATNWTLHNKTDAAVRFHWIRKSYEAVDGLPLPDPLVTHEDNVTANVMPDTDGKWATTRFVESADMRHDMHVNIVTFQPGAVIPFAETHVMEHGLYVLEGKAVYRLNQDWVEVEAGDYMWLRAFCPQACYAGGPGPFRYLLYKDVNRHMTLRGGRAI; this is encoded by the coding sequence ATGACGGCTCGCTATTTCGCCCCCAAGGGGGGCCATCCGCCTCAAGAGCAACTTCTGACTGACCGCGCCGTTTTTACCGAGGCTTACGCGGTCATCCCCCGGGGCACGATGCAGGACATCGTCACCAGCGCTTTGCCGTTTTGGGACCACACCCGCCTGTGGGTCTTGTCGCGCCCGCTCAGCGGATTTGCCGAGACATTTTCGCAATACATTATGGAGGTGTCGCCCGGCGGCGGTTCGGACCGGCCCGAGACGGACCCGAATGCCGAAAGCGTCTTGTTCGTGGTCGACGGGACGTGCGGCATCACCATCGCAGGGGCCGCCCATACCCTGCGGCCCGGTAGTTACGTCTACCTCCCGCCCGCCACCAACTGGACCTTGCACAACAAAACAGACGCGGCGGTGCGGTTTCACTGGATCCGCAAGTCCTATGAGGCGGTGGACGGCCTGCCCCTACCCGACCCCCTTGTCACCCACGAGGATAATGTGACCGCCAACGTCATGCCGGACACGGATGGCAAATGGGCGACAACACGATTTGTGGAATCCGCCGATATGCGCCACGACATGCATGTCAACATCGTCACCTTCCAGCCCGGCGCCGTGATCCCCTTCGCTGAAACCCATGTGATGGAGCACGGATTATATGTGCTTGAGGGCAAGGCGGTTTATCGCCTGAATCAAGATTGGGTGGAGGTGGAAGCCGGGGACTACATGTGGCTGCGCGCGTTTTGCCCGCAGGCTTGCTATGCAGGTGGGCCCGGTCCGTTTCGGTATTTGTTGTATAAGGATGTAAACCGGCACATGACGCTGCGTGGCGGGAGGGCCATCTAG
- the bhcA gene encoding L-aspartate--glyoxylate aminotransferase BhcA, translated as MSFQNPVFIPGPTNMPERIRTACDMPTIDHRSPTFGRILHPCLENVRKILKSDNAHIFIFPSTGTGGWETALTNTLSPGDKVLAARNGMFSHRWIDMCQRHQLDVDIVETPWGAGLPAERYAEILAADTAHEIKVVLATHNETATGVKSDIAAVRRALDDAGHPALLFVDGVSSIASMDFRFDEWGVDIAVTGSQKGFMLPAGLAIVGFSDKAKAASETATLPRTFFDIKDMAGGYAANAFPYTPPVGLMRGLKLATDLLLEEGLENVFARHHRIAEGVRRAVDAWGLELCAQSADVQSDTVSAIKTPEGFDATDIVTRAAETYGVAFGVGLGEVAGKVFRIGHLGSLTDVMALSGLATAEMCMVDLGLDIKLGSGVAAAQEYYRTNPAQSALPVD; from the coding sequence ATGAGCTTTCAGAACCCGGTCTTTATTCCCGGCCCTACGAATATGCCCGAGAGGATTCGCACGGCTTGTGATATGCCCACGATTGATCACCGCTCTCCAACCTTTGGACGCATTCTGCATCCCTGTCTTGAGAACGTGCGCAAGATCCTGAAATCAGACAACGCCCACATCTTCATCTTCCCCTCCACCGGCACTGGCGGTTGGGAAACGGCGCTGACCAACACGCTGTCACCCGGCGACAAGGTTCTGGCAGCACGCAATGGCATGTTCAGCCATCGCTGGATCGATATGTGCCAACGCCACCAACTGGATGTGGACATTGTCGAGACGCCCTGGGGTGCGGGCCTGCCCGCCGAGCGTTACGCGGAAATTCTCGCAGCGGATACGGCCCACGAGATCAAGGTCGTGCTGGCGACGCATAATGAGACGGCCACGGGCGTCAAATCCGACATCGCTGCCGTCCGCCGCGCGCTGGACGACGCGGGCCACCCCGCCCTGCTGTTCGTGGATGGGGTCAGCTCTATCGCATCCATGGACTTTCGCTTTGACGAATGGGGCGTGGACATCGCCGTGACCGGATCGCAAAAGGGGTTCATGCTGCCAGCCGGTCTGGCGATTGTCGGCTTCTCCGACAAGGCGAAGGCCGCAAGCGAAACCGCGACACTCCCGCGCACCTTCTTCGATATCAAGGACATGGCGGGTGGCTATGCCGCCAACGCCTTCCCCTACACGCCGCCCGTGGGTTTGATGCGGGGATTGAAACTGGCCACGGATCTCCTGCTAGAGGAAGGGTTGGAGAACGTCTTTGCCCGGCATCACCGCATTGCTGAAGGCGTTCGCCGCGCCGTGGATGCCTGGGGACTGGAGCTGTGCGCGCAGAGCGCCGATGTGCAGTCTGACACCGTCAGCGCGATCAAAACGCCCGAGGGATTCGACGCCACCGATATCGTGACCCGCGCGGCAGAGACCTATGGCGTCGCGTTCGGTGTCGGTCTGGGCGAGGTTGCAGGCAAGGTCTTTCGCATCGGCCATCTGGGCAGCCTCACGGACGTCATGGCGCTGTCAGGCCTCGCCACCGCCGAGATGTGCATGGTGGATCTGGGTCTCGACATCAAACTGGGCTCTGGCGTGGCGGCGGCACAGGAATACTATCGCACAAACCCTGCACAATCGGCACTGCCGGTGGATTGA
- the bhcB gene encoding beta-hydroxyaspartate dehydratase BhcB, whose protein sequence is MKDTLDLPTYDDMLAAHERIKPHINRTPVRTSAYLNELTGAELFFKCENFQEPGAFKVRGAANAVFGLSDAQAEKGVATHSSGNHASCLSYAAMRRGIPCNVVMPRTAPQAKKDTVKRYGGVITECDPSTTSREETFAKVQAATGGDFVHPYNDPRVIAGQGTCSKEFMEQVDGLDMMVAPIGGGGMISGTCLTLSTLAPEVQIIAAEPEQADDAYRSFKAGYIIADDAPKTIADGLLVPLKERTWHFVSNHVTDILTASEEEIIDAMKITWKHLRIVMEASCAVPLATILKNKDRFAGKRVGVIITGGNVDLDKLPWTQ, encoded by the coding sequence ATGAAAGATACCCTAGATCTTCCAACCTACGACGACATGCTCGCCGCGCATGAGCGGATCAAGCCGCATATCAACCGCACGCCGGTGCGCACCTCTGCCTACCTCAATGAACTGACGGGCGCGGAGTTGTTCTTCAAATGCGAGAACTTCCAGGAGCCGGGCGCCTTCAAAGTGCGTGGCGCGGCCAATGCCGTTTTCGGGTTAAGCGATGCGCAGGCCGAAAAGGGCGTCGCGACACATTCGTCGGGCAACCACGCGTCCTGCCTCTCCTATGCGGCGATGCGCCGGGGCATTCCGTGCAACGTTGTGATGCCGCGTACCGCGCCGCAGGCCAAGAAAGATACCGTGAAGCGCTATGGCGGGGTGATCACGGAGTGCGACCCGTCCACCACCTCGCGCGAAGAGACGTTCGCCAAGGTGCAAGCCGCAACAGGCGGCGACTTCGTCCACCCCTATAACGACCCGCGCGTGATCGCGGGCCAAGGCACCTGCTCCAAGGAATTCATGGAGCAAGTGGACGGGCTCGACATGATGGTTGCCCCCATCGGCGGCGGCGGCATGATCTCTGGCACCTGCCTGACCCTTTCAACCCTGGCGCCAGAGGTGCAGATCATCGCGGCAGAGCCGGAACAGGCCGATGACGCTTACCGCAGCTTCAAAGCGGGCTATATTATTGCCGATGATGCGCCCAAAACCATCGCCGACGGCCTGCTGGTGCCCCTGAAAGAACGGACCTGGCACTTCGTCAGCAACCATGTGACCGATATCCTCACCGCATCGGAAGAGGAAATCATCGACGCGATGAAGATCACCTGGAAGCATCTGCGCATCGTAATGGAGGCCAGCTGCGCCGTGCCGCTCGCCACCATTCTGAAGAACAAGGATCGCTTCGCGGGCAAACGCGTGGGCGTGATCATTACGGGCGGCAATGTCGATCTCGACAAGCTGCCTTGGACCCAATGA
- the bhcC gene encoding 3-hydroxy-D-aspartate aldolase BhcC has product MNKQVNFDELEVGYDVPALPGMDEADIQTPCLVLDLDALERNIKKMGDYAREHGMRHRVHGKMHKSVDVAKLQEELGGACGVCCQKVSEAEVFARGGIKDVMVSNQVTDPQKIDRLARMPKFGARVLCCVDDPANVADLSAAAVKHGTQIEALVEIDCGAGRCGVTTTQEVVNIAKMIDAAEGLKFAGIQAYQGAMQHLDSYDERASKTQVAIDMVEDAIAGLKANGLECDIVGGGGTGSYYFESNSGAFNELQCGSYAFMDADYGRILDKDGKRIDDGEWENALFILTSVMSHAKADKAIVDAGLKAQSVDSGLPTIYGRDDVEYVKCSDEHGVVMDPDGVLNVNDKLRLVPGHCDPTCNVHDWYVGVRGGKVETLWPVSARGKAY; this is encoded by the coding sequence ATGAACAAGCAAGTGAATTTCGATGAGCTGGAAGTTGGTTATGACGTCCCCGCGCTGCCCGGCATGGATGAGGCTGATATCCAGACTCCCTGCCTGGTGCTGGATCTGGACGCGCTGGAGCGGAACATCAAGAAGATGGGTGATTACGCACGCGAACACGGGATGCGCCACAGGGTTCACGGCAAGATGCACAAGTCCGTTGATGTGGCCAAGTTGCAGGAAGAGCTTGGCGGGGCCTGCGGTGTGTGCTGCCAAAAGGTGTCCGAGGCCGAGGTCTTCGCGCGTGGCGGGATCAAGGATGTCATGGTCTCCAACCAGGTGACGGACCCGCAGAAGATCGACCGCTTGGCGCGCATGCCGAAGTTTGGCGCACGTGTGCTGTGTTGTGTGGACGATCCGGCCAACGTGGCGGATCTGTCGGCGGCAGCCGTCAAGCACGGCACCCAGATCGAGGCGCTGGTGGAGATCGATTGCGGCGCGGGCCGCTGCGGCGTGACCACGACGCAGGAGGTCGTGAACATCGCGAAGATGATCGACGCCGCCGAGGGCCTGAAGTTTGCGGGCATCCAGGCCTACCAAGGCGCGATGCAGCACCTCGACAGCTATGACGAACGCGCGAGCAAGACCCAGGTCGCCATCGACATGGTCGAGGACGCGATTGCAGGCCTGAAGGCCAATGGGTTGGAATGTGATATCGTCGGTGGCGGCGGCACGGGCAGCTACTACTTTGAAAGCAATTCGGGCGCGTTCAATGAGCTTCAGTGCGGGTCCTATGCGTTCATGGACGCGGATTATGGCCGTATCCTCGACAAGGACGGCAAGCGCATCGACGACGGCGAATGGGAGAATGCGCTATTCATCCTGACATCCGTGATGAGCCATGCGAAGGCCGACAAAGCCATCGTAGACGCAGGCCTGAAAGCACAATCCGTCGACTCTGGGCTGCCAACGATCTATGGACGCGATGACGTGGAATACGTCAAATGCTCCGATGAGCATGGCGTGGTGATGGATCCGGACGGTGTGCTGAATGTGAACGACAAGCTGCGCCTGGTGCCCGGCCATTGTGATCCCACCTGCAACGTCCACGATTGGTATGTCGGCGTGCGCGGCGGCAAGGTCGAGACGCTGTGGCCCGTGTCGGCGCGTGGCAAGGCGTATTGA
- the bhcD gene encoding iminosuccinate reductase BhcD, producing MYIVPERAIADLMTREAAFDAVEKVFAAMAAGDAYNFPVVREAIGHEDALYGFKGGFDQAGLTLGLKAGGYWPNNLEKRDLINHQSTVFLFDPDTGKAKAMVGGNLLTALRTAAASSVSIKHLARDDAKVIGMIGAGHQATFQLRAALEQRTFEKVIGWNYHPDMLPNIEKVATEAGVPFEAVDLPGMAEADVIISITSAFAPSLMADHVAPGTHIACMGTDTKGKQEVEAALLARATVFTDEVAQSVSIGEAQHAVADGLIAEGDVHQLGAVINGTHAGRASADEITLFDGTGVGLQDLAVAASVVDLAIKKGVAIEVDF from the coding sequence ATGTATATCGTGCCCGAGCGCGCAATTGCGGACCTGATGACGCGGGAGGCCGCGTTCGATGCGGTTGAAAAGGTATTTGCCGCCATGGCCGCAGGCGACGCCTATAACTTTCCCGTCGTGCGCGAGGCCATCGGCCACGAAGACGCGCTTTACGGCTTCAAGGGCGGGTTCGATCAGGCTGGTCTGACGCTGGGGCTAAAGGCGGGGGGCTACTGGCCCAACAACCTTGAGAAGCGTGACTTGATCAACCACCAGTCGACGGTGTTTCTGTTTGACCCCGATACCGGCAAAGCCAAAGCCATGGTTGGCGGCAACCTGTTGACCGCCCTGCGCACGGCGGCGGCGTCCAGCGTCTCTATCAAGCACCTGGCGCGCGACGACGCGAAAGTTATCGGCATGATTGGCGCGGGCCACCAAGCCACGTTCCAGTTGCGCGCGGCACTGGAGCAGCGGACCTTCGAAAAGGTCATTGGCTGGAACTACCACCCCGATATGCTGCCCAACATCGAGAAGGTCGCGACTGAGGCGGGCGTGCCGTTTGAGGCGGTCGACCTGCCGGGCATGGCTGAGGCGGATGTGATCATCTCCATCACGTCGGCCTTCGCGCCTTCGCTGATGGCGGACCATGTCGCGCCGGGCACACACATCGCCTGCATGGGCACCGACACCAAGGGCAAGCAGGAGGTCGAGGCCGCGCTTCTGGCGCGCGCGACGGTGTTCACCGATGAGGTGGCGCAGTCCGTCTCCATCGGCGAAGCGCAGCATGCCGTCGCCGATGGCTTGATCGCGGAGGGCGACGTCCATCAACTCGGCGCAGTGATCAATGGCACCCATGCGGGCCGCGCCTCCGCCGACGAGATCACGCTGTTTGACGGGACGGGCGTTGGCTTGCAGGACCTGGCCGTTGCGGCATCAGTCGTCGATCTGGCGATTAAAAAAGGCGTGGCGATTGAGGTCGACTTCTAG
- a CDS encoding uracil-xanthine permease family protein: protein MADHSLGTPEQLRDPNFTPPLYKAVPLGIQHVLAMFVSNVTPAIIVAGAAGFGFGSNSPDFPELLYLIQMSMLFAGVATLLQTISIGPIGAKLPIVQGTSFAFLPIMIPLVAGQGVDALAALFTGVIIGGLFHGFLGLFIGKIRFALPPLVTGLVVTMIGLALVRVGIQYAAGGVPAIGTPEYGSLGNWIVACIVIAVTLGLKFFARGMLSISAVLIGLAVGYAYCLFFTDMLSFEAIATSWDRAAVFALPRPFAYGFEFSVAAILGFCLMSFVSAVETVGDVSGITKGGAGREATDEEIQGATFADGVGTAFAGLFGGFPNTSFSQNVGLIAMTGVMSRHVVTCGAIFLIICGLVPKVGGLIRTIPIEVLGGGVIVMFGMVVAAGISMLSDVNWNRRNMVIFAVALSIGLGLQLEPGAVQYLPDWGRVLMVSGLLPAAFIAIVLNLILPEELSGEATEEVSGGMAGHGSGSLPGSDS from the coding sequence ATGGCCGATCATTCACTCGGAACGCCGGAGCAGCTCCGCGATCCAAATTTCACACCACCGCTCTACAAAGCGGTGCCGCTCGGCATTCAGCACGTTCTGGCGATGTTCGTGTCCAACGTGACGCCTGCAATTATCGTGGCGGGCGCAGCGGGCTTCGGCTTTGGGTCCAACAGCCCCGACTTCCCCGAACTTCTGTACCTGATCCAGATGTCGATGCTGTTTGCGGGCGTGGCGACCCTGCTGCAAACGATCTCCATCGGTCCAATTGGGGCGAAATTGCCCATCGTACAGGGCACGTCATTTGCCTTCCTGCCGATCATGATCCCGCTGGTGGCGGGGCAGGGTGTGGACGCATTGGCCGCGCTCTTCACCGGTGTCATCATCGGGGGCCTGTTCCACGGCTTCCTCGGTCTGTTCATTGGCAAGATACGGTTCGCGCTGCCGCCGCTGGTCACCGGCCTTGTCGTGACGATGATCGGTCTGGCGCTGGTGCGCGTGGGCATCCAGTACGCCGCAGGTGGGGTGCCTGCCATCGGTACGCCGGAATATGGCTCGCTCGGCAACTGGATCGTGGCGTGCATCGTGATCGCTGTGACCCTGGGCCTGAAGTTCTTTGCCCGCGGTATGCTGTCGATCTCGGCGGTTCTGATCGGTTTGGCCGTGGGTTACGCCTACTGCCTGTTTTTCACCGATATGCTCAGCTTTGAGGCCATCGCCACATCCTGGGATCGCGCCGCCGTCTTCGCGCTGCCGCGCCCGTTTGCCTATGGGTTTGAATTCTCCGTCGCGGCCATCCTCGGTTTCTGCCTGATGTCTTTCGTCTCTGCCGTTGAAACGGTGGGCGACGTGTCGGGCATCACCAAGGGCGGCGCCGGTCGTGAAGCAACGGATGAAGAGATCCAGGGCGCGACCTTCGCCGATGGTGTCGGTACGGCGTTTGCGGGCCTCTTTGGTGGCTTCCCGAACACGAGCTTCTCTCAGAATGTTGGTCTGATTGCGATGACCGGCGTGATGAGCCGCCACGTTGTAACCTGCGGTGCGATCTTCCTGATCATCTGCGGCCTCGTGCCCAAGGTGGGTGGTTTGATCCGCACCATCCCGATCGAGGTTCTGGGCGGCGGCGTCATCGTCATGTTCGGCATGGTCGTGGCCGCCGGTATTTCCATGCTGTCAGACGTGAACTGGAACCGGCGCAATATGGTGATCTTCGCGGTCGCTTTGTCGATAGGTCTTGGCCTGCAGCTGGAGCCGGGGGCCGTGCAATACCTGCCCGATTGGGGGCGTGTGCTGATGGTTTCGGGTCTGTTGCCCGCCGCCTTCATCGCGATTGTGCTGAACCTGATCCTGCCGGAGGAATTGTCCGGTGAGGCCACCGAGGAAGTCTCGGGCGGCATGGCGGGCCACGGGTCCGGCAGCCTTCCGGGATCAGACAGCTAG
- a CDS encoding ureidoglycolate lyase, whose product MIPLTAQPLTSTAFAPFGDVLEAEGSPDKIINEGRCGRFHDRATLDFGPGGRAGISIFKAEARRWPVEIALLERHPEGSQTFICMTGHPFLVVVAQDAGGAPGPAQAFVAAPGQGINFHRNTWHGVLTPLHAPGLFAVVDRIGTTPNLEEHRLDTPYSVEPGLHCISAGLV is encoded by the coding sequence ATGATCCCGCTGACCGCACAGCCCCTGACATCCACGGCCTTCGCCCCCTTCGGCGACGTGCTGGAGGCCGAGGGTTCGCCTGACAAGATCATTAACGAGGGGCGCTGTGGCCGTTTCCATGACCGCGCAACGCTTGACTTCGGACCGGGTGGCCGTGCGGGCATCAGCATTTTCAAAGCCGAGGCGCGGCGATGGCCGGTAGAAATTGCGCTGCTGGAACGTCATCCCGAGGGCTCTCAGACCTTCATTTGCATGACCGGGCATCCGTTTTTGGTTGTCGTGGCCCAAGACGCTGGCGGCGCACCCGGTCCTGCGCAGGCCTTCGTGGCGGCGCCCGGGCAAGGCATCAACTTTCACCGCAACACCTGGCACGGGGTTCTGACGCCTCTGCATGCGCCAGGCCTTTTTGCGGTTGTCGACAGGATCGGCACGACGCCGAACCTGGAAGAACACCGGCTCGACACCCCGTATTCGGTCGAGCCGGGACTACACTGCATCAGCGCGGGGCTGGTTTAG